The genomic window GTTACTCAACAGAAATGCCTCCAATGCCGCAAGTAACCAAAGCAGAAGCTTTAAAAATTGCAGGCTGGATAAATTCCTTAAATAAATAAGATAGTTTAATTGTTACGTAACGGTTGGTAGAAATACCAGCCGTTTTTTTGTTATAAAAGAAATGGGGATTCCACTATTGCAGAATCCCCATCATCTAAATTAACGCTCTCAGATATATAAACGCTGTAAATAAGATTTATTGTATTGTGCGTAAAATTTTTTCCGCCATGGTCTGTGAAAAACAGTTCAATCACTGCGCGCCGTCTTTTCGACTGATTGTAAACGAATGGAGAAATCTACATGCTAACTCGTCGAGGCTGTATCATAAATTGTAATTCAATCAAATTTGCCACGTTGAGCCTGTCGAAACGCTTGTAAGACATTTAAAACATGGCTTTCGAAAAGTTCAGAATGGGGATTCTATATTTATGATACAGCCTCCTATTAAATGAAAGATCCTTCGACTACGCTCAGGATGACAAAATATTTAGAGTTTAAAAAAAGAAATGGGGATTCCACTATTGCAGAATCCCCATCATCTAAATTAACGCTCTCATATACATAAACGCTATAAAAACGATTTATTGCATCAGTAGCAAATTTTTTTTCGTTTTTGGGATGGTTTCATAGCCCATTTTTAATTATGCCATTACAGATATGCCCCAACAGAATGTAGCAAGATCTGCCCTTACCCAATAAAATATAAGTTATTAACCTACTGCCAATAATACTTATCCTAGGTACCTGCTGGCGGGGAGCATCGGCCCCGGCTCACTGAAGAAAGCCCCAAAGCAGCGCCTGGCTTTACCTTTTAGGTAACCAAAAGGTAAAGAAAAGGTAACCCTGGGGTTAACTTGGGGTTAACTTGGTAGCAAGAAAGGGTAAAGAACAGGTACAGGATAGGTAAACGAAAACCTTTGTTTTTTTAAGAAATTTTTTCCTTGTCGCATCGCAACGCGATTGGCATTAACGATGTTTGTGATCACTCTATAGAATATCATCCAAAAGAAATGGGGATTCCACTATTGCAGAATCCCCATCATCTAAATTAACGCTCTCATATACATAAACGCTATAAAAACGATTTATTGCATTAGCAGTAAATTTTTTTTCGTTTTTGCGATGTTTATCATTTAAACCTATTTTTACTTTATGGCTATTATAGATAAAACGCAACAAGATGCAGAAAAACTAGCAGCTGCCCTGGCTGCAGTAAAATTTGTTAAAGATGATGATGTAGTAGGTCTGGGTACTGGATCTACCACGACATTTGCCATTAAAGAATTAGGTAAACGTGTAAAAGAAGGGCTTAACATAAAGGCTGCTGCAAGTTCCATCCGGACAGAAGAACTCGCTAAATCTCTGGGCATCGAAATTCTTGATCTCGGGCGTTTAAGCAAAATTGATATCAGTATCGATGGAGCCGACGAATTTACAGAATCACTCGATCTGATTAAAGGTGGAGGCGGGGCACTGTTTAGAGAAAAGATAATTGCTTCACTGAGTAAAAATGCCATCATCATCACCGATGCTTCTAAAAAAGTTAAAAAATTGGGTGCTTTTACTGTTCCTATCGAAGTAATTCCATTGGCCTATCAATATGTGTCCGATCAGATTAATGAGCTTGGTGGAGAGGGCATATTGAGGTCTGTAGATAACCAAACATTTATTACCGATAATGGTAACCTGATTATCGACGCCGATTTTGGCCTCATTGATGATCCTGCAAAATTATCTTTTAACCTGAACCAGATTAACGGATTATTGGCTCATGGATTATTCATTAACATCACGTCAAAAGTAATTATGAGCGAAGGAACGGATATTATCATTTTCGAATGATAGTTGGTTCATTTGTTCATTAGCCATTAGTTCATTTGTGCCCCTCGTTCTGTCATTGCTAGGAGGAATACCGACACAATCTTAAGAATTGAAATTATTTCTCTTAATTATCTTAACTTCTTCATGGTGATCCAGATTTTTAACATTAAGGAGTTAAGAAAATTAAGTTTAATTCCATTTTCTTGGTGTCTTTGTGGCAAAACTGACAATTTCACCGATGAATCTGCCCTCCCTTAAACTTTCATAATTTTTTTACCGACAGTTTTATTTCACTCACCGATAAAACATCACAACTGAGGGAAAAGCCATTCCCCAGCATTGGTATTCGTGATACATTTGAATTATAAAAACAAACAGTCATGGAAAATTTAATCAAAAAAAATCACGCAGATAAACAATTTGGTTTAGGTGTTTTAATCATAGCAATCGGTTCGGTGTTCTTATTAAGAAACTCAGGAATAGATATTCCATACTGGATATTGAAATGGCACACCAT from Flavobacterium sp. W4I14 includes these protein-coding regions:
- a CDS encoding ribose 5-phosphate isomerase A (product_source=KO:K01807; cath_funfam=3.40.50.1360; cog=COG0120; ko=KO:K01807; pfam=PF06026; superfamily=100950; tigrfam=TIGR00021), producing the protein MAIIDKTQQDAEKLAAALAAVKFVKDDDVVGLGTGSTTTFAIKELGKRVKEGLNIKAAASSIRTEELAKSLGIEILDLGRLSKIDISIDGADEFTESLDLIKGGGGALFREKIIASLSKNAIIITDASKKVKKLGAFTVPIEVIPLAYQYVSDQINELGGEGILRSVDNQTFITDNGNLIIDADFGLIDDPAKLSFNLNQINGLLAHGLFINITSKVIMSEGTDIIIFE
- a CDS encoding hypothetical protein (product_source=Hypo-rule applied; superfamily=110035), whose protein sequence is MVIQIFNIKELRKLSLIPFSWCLCGKTDNFTDESALP